TGATGGTGTAAGGAATGTCCTCTTTATCGAGAGCATCCTTGATCATGTCCATCTCAAAGATGCTCTCGATGGTGTGGACGTTTATCTGCTTACTTCGGTCCATTCGGGGTGGATTTCGGGAACGATCCCTTGTCGGCCGGACCGACCCAGACCTCGAGCTCGGTCTGAAATGCCCCGCGGGATATCTTGATGTTGCAGGTCTTGTCTTCCTTGGCGTAGTTCATGACGATGTCTTTGTACCGGAAGCTGTTGATGTACTTCCAGCCGTTCTTGGCCATGTTGAGCTTGTAGTAGCTCTCAACCGAGGCGGGGTCGACATTTCCGGTGAAGACGATGACCCCTGCCTTGAAGGTGGGCGTCTCGTAGACGAAGCTGCGATCGTTGACGATCTCCAGTTCCTTCGGGACAGGCACATCGGAAAAGCCATAGAAGGCCTGGTTGAACCCCTGGGTCTTGGGGGCCGGCGCCGGTTCAGACCCTTGTTTCTGGAAAGCTGCGCACCCGGCGCACACCAGGGACAACGCAAAGCACAGGACCACGATCTTCTTCATACATTCCCTCCCTCATTGTCTCTCTCGAGATACGCGTACGCGCTGTGGTTGTGTATGCTCTCGAAGTTCTCCGCCTCGATGGCGAACCACCGGATGTTCGTATCCCGTGATAATCTCTCGGATATGTCCCTCACCACGTCCTCGACGAACTTTGGGTTGTCGAAGGCTTGCTCCGTGATGAACTTCTCGTCTTCTCTCTTTAGAATAGAGTATATATCACTGCTTGCACTCTTTTCCACAATATCGATGAGGTCCTCGATCCAGAAGAACCTCTTCGTGTACACGTCGACCTTCGTGATCCCTCTCTGGTTGTGGGCTCCGCGCTCACTGATCTCCCTGGAGCAGGGGCAGAGCGTGTTTATGGGGACCGAGACGGAGACGATGAACTCCGTCATGGTGTTGTCGGCGCCCATGGAACCCTTGAACCCGCACTGGTATTCCATGTAGCTCGGCGTCTTCGAGACGGGGGCCTCTTTCTTGATGAAATAAGGGAAGGACACGGACATGTGCGTGGCTTCCGCGTCGAGCCGTGCCTTCATCTCCTTCAAGATGTCGGGGAAGTTCTTCATGTTGATCATGTTCTTGTATTCATGCAGGATCTCGACGAACCTGCTCATGTGGGTCCCCTTGTAGTGGTGGGGGAGGGTCACGTACATGTCGATGGTGGCGATGGTGTTCTGATGGCCGTTCGCCCGGTCGAGGACGATGATGGGGTACTTGACGTTCTTGACCCCCACCTTGTCGATCTCTATCTCACGGCTGTCATGCATATTCTGGACGTCAGCCATTTTCTGTCTATCGTTCATAGATCGCACAGGCCTTTTCCGATTCCCAGACGGTGACCTTGCTTACGGACACGCGTTCTCCACCCATGAGCTTTTCCATCTCCGTGAAGATGTACATGGCTATGCATTCAGCGGAGGCGGCCTGCTCGGCGAAGAACGGTATATCATTGATGTACTTGTGGTCGAGGACATCGAGGACTTTCTGCAGGTTTGCCTTGATGGTTTTGAAATCGACGAGCATCCCGTCATCTCCCAGACTCTCGCCGCTCAGGTAGACTTCCACGGCAAAATTGTGCCCGTGGAGTTCCTCGCACTTGCCCTTGTAGCCGACAAGGCGGTGAGCCGCCGCAAATGAATCCTTCACGCACAGTGTGAACATGCCATAAGATATCGTCTGAAGGGGGGGAAAGTCAAGAAGACGGGTGATAGGTTACAGGTCATTGGTCATGGGAGGAGAGTTCAATTCCCATAACCTATTACCCGGCACCTATCACCTGCAGTCAAATACAAACAGGCTTCAATACTGAAGCCTGTCGGGTTGATTCCGGTCGAGATAAGAGTGCTAGCTCTGCTTCTTCACCGCTCTTCTTATGAAAACGTAGCCTTTTGCCGGGCCGGGGACGGCGCCTTCGACGAGGAGAAGGTTTGTGTCGCCGCGCACGTCGATGATCTTGAGGTTCTGGACCGTGATCCTCTTCGAACCCATGTGGCCGGCCATCTTCTTGCCTTTCATCGTGCGTCCGGGGGTCATGTTCTGCCCGATGGAACCACCGTGCCTGAAGAACTCGTGGGAACCGTGTGATGCGGGGGCACCCTTGAAGCCATGGCGCTTGACCACGCCGGCGAAGCCCTTGCCTTTCGATGTGCCGGTGACGTCGATAAAATCCCCGGGCTCGAAGATGTCCACGGAATAGACGGCACCCACCTCGTTCGCCTCAAGGTCTTCCGGTGTTACCTTGAACTCCCTGAGGACCTGAGTGGGCGTCACATCGGCTTTCTTGAAATGGCCCGCATCGGGCTTGTTCACGCGCTGCACCTTGATGACTTCATCAAAACCGATCTGGACGGCGTTGTAACCTTCCTTATCGGCGGTCTTCTTCTGGACCACGTAGCACGGACCGGCTTTTATGACCGTAACGGGGACAACGTTCCCGTGTTCGTCGAATATCTGCGACATGCCTAGTTTCTTGCCTATAAGACCTAATCCCATGGTGGACACCTCCAAAAAATTGTAACATCATAGTCAAAAACTACCCGAAAGTCAAGATGAATTCCGTCAGACACGCTGTGCGGTCAGCTGCGGGCAGGTGAGGAGAATAATGCAAAAAAAGCTTAATGGATCACTTTTTTCTCCGAAAACCCCAATATACGACTATGACTCATGCAATGCCAAGAGAGCAGCTGATCAACCAGGCGAGCGAGATCAAGGTGATCCCGACGCTGGACAGCATCGTGAACAGGGTGTTCACGGTTCTCGGTAACAACAACTCTTCCTTCAATGATCTCTCCGAGGTGGTCAAGTACGACCAGGCCATCTCCTCGAAGATCATCAGCATTGCGAACTCCGCCTATTACAGCAGGGGTATCGAGATATTCAACCTCCAGCGCGCCATGCTCACCATAGGCTTCGAAGAGGTGCGGAGCATCGTGAGCTGCATCCTGCTGATGGAAGGCATCATAAAGATGCTGAGGCTGAAGGAGGATGACCTCCTCGATCTGTGGAAACACTCCATCGAGGTGGCCTCGGCTGCACGCCTTCTGGCGGAGCGCCTTTGCATCGAGGACCCCCAGAAGGCCTATACCGCGTCACTCCTGCACGATATCGGCAAGATCGTCTTCTATCTCGCCGTTCCCGACTACGGAGAAATACTGAAAGAAACCAAGGGGACGGGCGACGTCGTCGCCCTCGAGCGTGACCGTTTCGGCATCGATCACCAGGAAACGGGGTACATCATTGCCGTAAAGTGGAAATTCCCCCACGACTTTGCCCGCGTTATTCGCGGCCACCATGGCGACCATAAACCGGATCAGCAGGATTCCCTGCTCCGGGTGGTGAACGCCTCGGACCGTTTCTTCACGCGCACATTGAGCGGACAGTCGACGGAGGCCTTCATACTGGACAAGGAAAAGGGCGCCATTACGCTGGAAGTTGAGAAGATAATGGAATTTCTCCAACTGGGTTGACGAGATGAAAATGAAGGACATACAGACGGAATCGATGAAGCTCCAGTGGAACTTCTACGAGAGGACCATAAACAATTATTCCATCATAATGCGCATCATGCAAAGCGCGGAAGAGGACCTGCTCATAAGCCATGTGCCCAGGATCTTCGTGGAGGAGTCGTTCTTTGATGTGTGCAAGATCATGGTCGACGAGGACGGCATAATACGCGAAGGGTTCTACAGCATCGACGAGACCTTGAACAGCCTCGATTACGCGAGTGTCGCAGCCTTCAACGGCAGCTCGGCCACGGCCTCGCTTGTGGATGATGTCTTCGGGTACGGTCTTCTCTACATATACCCCCTCCGGAGAGAGCTCAGGACGATCGGGTATCTCGTGCTCGGCAAGAGGTACTGGATAAACATGGAACTGAGGCTCCTCAGGGAACTCGAGATCGTCTGCGACATATACAACAGGTCGCTGCTCCTTGGCAGCGGGGGGGCGCGCCGAAAAGGGGTCCATTCGGCGGCCACCTTCGAGAAGGTGCTGGAGGTCTTCCCCGATCCCCTCGTCCTTCTGGACAGGAAGGGTTACATCTGCTACGCGAACAGGAACGCAAAGGCGCAGTTCGAGACAAAAAAAGGTTTCCTGCTCGGCGAACGTGCGGACAGGGCCATACCGGGCTTGCCGGAAGACCTCGTCAAGAAGAACCGCCCCTTCCGGGGGGAGATACGATACAAATTGCGGGACGATTACAGGATGTTCCGTGTCGAGAGCTTTGCCGTCAAGAATGCCGACGAGAAGGGAGAATGGCGGGCCATCATGTTCAAGGACGTGGCGAAGATGAAGGTCAGTGAGGAAGAACACCTTCTCAGGAAACGGACGGAGAGCGTGGGAATGTTGGCGGGAGGCATTGCCCATGATTTTAACAACATGCTCACGGGTATTCTCGGTTACGCGGCTCTCATGAAGAAGCTCCTTTCCGACGCAAAACTATCCCGCTACGCGGAGGCGATCGAACACTCCGCCCAACGCGCATCCAAACTGACGAAGCATCTCCTCAATTTTTCCCGCCGGCAGAAGAGATCGACGGGCCTCGTCGATGTGAACGCCCTTCTCGATGACGTGCTTTTCCTGCTGAAAGAGAGTTTCTTCAACATACGCATCGAAAGGGACCTTGACGCCACACTTCCCAACATAAAGGGGGATGAGGCGGAATTGCAGAACGTTTTCCTGAACCTTTTCATCAACGCAAGGGACGCGATGGACGGAGATGGTCTGCTGCGCGTTTCAACCTCGCGGCAGGACAAAGGCTACATCTGCATCGAGATACAGGACACGGGCAAAGGGATCGACGAGGCGCTGCAGCACAAGATATTCGAGCCCTATTTCTCGACCAAGGAAGGCGTTTCCAATCTCGGCATGGGTCTGTACCTTGTCGACAAGGTGGTCAAGGAGCACGGGGGTTTCATCGAAATAGTCAGCGAGAAAGAAAAGGGCACAGTCTTCTACCTCTATCTGCCTGCTCCGACAATGCGGATGACAGACACAAAGAGAAGGGAGGCGCCGCGCCGCGGCCAGGGCTTGAGCGGCAGGACCATTCTCATCGTGGACGATGAATACCTGGTCCGTGAGCTGCTCAAAGGCATCCTTTCGGAAACGGGCGCGAGGCTTCTCGAGGCCGAGAACGGCGAAGACGCGCTCGAGATATACGCCCGGCATCAGCGTGAGATCGATCTTGTGATCCTCGACGTGATCATGCCGGGAATGAAAGGCGACGAGGTGCTCCGGCGCATCCGAAAGACCCATGCGGACATGAAGGTCATCATCTCGAGCGGATTCATGAGCGAACAGCAAAGGGAAAAGCTGAAGGAATACAGGGTCGACGGTTTCCTCGACAAACCCTTCAAGGACGACGAAGCACTCTCGGCGATAGCGGAAGTGCTGGAAAGACAGTAGACGGGCACACGAGTCTGCCCTTCGGGCAAACGGGCACACGGGAAAAAGATGTGCCTCTCTTGTTCTGCTTTCACCCGTTCACTCGTTAGGCGCGTGAGCGCCGACCCGTTTGCGCGAAGCGCGGACCCGTGTGCGTTTTCTCCCTATTTCAAATTCTCCTTCCTTCTCCACCTTCTGTGCGAGGCGACGGCGAAGCGGTGGGCTTCGTCGCGCATCTTCACTATTTCCCTGAAGACGGCTGATGCCCGGGGCAGGGCGAGGGGGTTCTTTCGTCCCGGCACGTAGATGACGTCTTCCATTCTCCTGCGGCGCTCTCCTTTTGCTATGGAGATGATGTCCCTGTCGACGTTGTTGGTCTTGAGCACCCGGTGGGCCGCCGCGAGCTGTCCCTTGCCCCCGTCTATTACGAAAAGGTCCGGCAGGGGGCCGAGATCGACGTTCTTCACCCGGCGCGTGAGCACCTCCGTTATCATGGCGACATCATCCATGGTTTCCCCGGAGCGGATGTGGAAGACGCGGTACTGGTCCTTTACGGGCTTGAAATCCTGGAAGACCGTGAAGGCACCCGTGGGATTCTGCCCGCCGATATGCGAGATGTCGTAGATCTCCACACGCCGCGGCGCTGTCTTCAGGCGCAGGACATTCCGGAAGGACTCGTCGAGAGGCAAGATTTCCGGCTCGTGGAGGTTTTCCACGGCGAGGCGCACCATGTCCCTCACACCACTGTGGGAAGGATCCATGATCTTCACGGGGCCTTTCTTCCTTTCCCTGAGATACGTCTCCAGGACGTCGCTGTCATCCATCTCCTCGGAGAGGATGATCTCGTCGGGTATGGGGCGCGAGCTGTAGTACTGGAAGAGAAAGGTCATTATCATTTCTCCCGGATCGTCCCCGTAGAAGCGCTCCTTGTACAGACGCCGCGAGAGGAGGACACCCCTGCGGAAGGTGAGGACAACGAGCGAGACCTTCCCCGTTCCCTCGGAGAAGGCCCAGGCGTCGCGGTTCTTTCCGAAATGCTCGTGGACATGTTGCTTTTCCATCATCCCCCGTATGGCCTGATGGCGCTCCTTCAGGACCTGGGCCCCTTCGAAGTCCCAGGCGGCGACCTTTTTCGCGATGCGGCCCTCGATATCCTTCAGGACCTTTTCATCCCTGCCGGCAAGGAAGTTCCGCACATCGCCTATGGTCGCCGCGTACTCGGCGGTGTCAACGGGTATGACGCACGGCCCCGGGCACTTGCCCACCTCGTAAAGCATGCAGGGCCTCTTCCTTTTCCGGAAGACGGTCATCTTGCATTTCCTGACGGGATAGAGACGCTCGATGAGCTTCAGGATGTCCCGGACATCGCGGGCGTGGGGATAGGGGCCAAAGTAAAGGGAGCCGTCGTCGACGATCGTGCGGGTAGCGAAGAGGGCAGGGTACTCGTCCTTGACCGTGAGCTTGAGCGATATGTACGATTTGTCATCCTTAAGGTCAATGTTGTATTTCGGGGTGTGCTCCTTGATGAGGTTGTTCTCCAGGAGAAAGGCCTCTTTCTCGTTCGCGGTGAGGATGAAGTCCACCGCGTGGACCGTCTCCGCCAGCGTCCGCGTCTTGA
The nucleotide sequence above comes from Syntrophorhabdus sp.. Encoded proteins:
- the rplC gene encoding 50S ribosomal protein L3 codes for the protein MGLGLIGKKLGMSQIFDEHGNVVPVTVIKAGPCYVVQKKTADKEGYNAVQIGFDEVIKVQRVNKPDAGHFKKADVTPTQVLREFKVTPEDLEANEVGAVYSVDIFEPGDFIDVTGTSKGKGFAGVVKRHGFKGAPASHGSHEFFRHGGSIGQNMTPGRTMKGKKMAGHMGSKRITVQNLKIIDVRGDTNLLLVEGAVPGPAKGYVFIRRAVKKQS
- a CDS encoding HDOD domain-containing protein, whose protein sequence is MPREQLINQASEIKVIPTLDSIVNRVFTVLGNNNSSFNDLSEVVKYDQAISSKIISIANSAYYSRGIEIFNLQRAMLTIGFEEVRSIVSCILLMEGIIKMLRLKEDDLLDLWKHSIEVASAARLLAERLCIEDPQKAYTASLLHDIGKIVFYLAVPDYGEILKETKGTGDVVALERDRFGIDHQETGYIIAVKWKFPHDFARVIRGHHGDHKPDQQDSLLRVVNASDRFFTRTLSGQSTEAFILDKEKGAITLEVEKIMEFLQLG
- the queD gene encoding 6-carboxytetrahydropterin synthase QueD; this encodes MFTLCVKDSFAAAHRLVGYKGKCEELHGHNFAVEVYLSGESLGDDGMLVDFKTIKANLQKVLDVLDHKYINDIPFFAEQAASAECIAMYIFTEMEKLMGGERVSVSKVTVWESEKACAIYER
- a CDS encoding response regulator → MKDIQTESMKLQWNFYERTINNYSIIMRIMQSAEEDLLISHVPRIFVEESFFDVCKIMVDEDGIIREGFYSIDETLNSLDYASVAAFNGSSATASLVDDVFGYGLLYIYPLRRELRTIGYLVLGKRYWINMELRLLRELEIVCDIYNRSLLLGSGGARRKGVHSAATFEKVLEVFPDPLVLLDRKGYICYANRNAKAQFETKKGFLLGERADRAIPGLPEDLVKKNRPFRGEIRYKLRDDYRMFRVESFAVKNADEKGEWRAIMFKDVAKMKVSEEEHLLRKRTESVGMLAGGIAHDFNNMLTGILGYAALMKKLLSDAKLSRYAEAIEHSAQRASKLTKHLLNFSRRQKRSTGLVDVNALLDDVLFLLKESFFNIRIERDLDATLPNIKGDEAELQNVFLNLFINARDAMDGDGLLRVSTSRQDKGYICIEIQDTGKGIDEALQHKIFEPYFSTKEGVSNLGMGLYLVDKVVKEHGGFIEIVSEKEKGTVFYLYLPAPTMRMTDTKRREAPRRGQGLSGRTILIVDDEYLVRELLKGILSETGARLLEAENGEDALEIYARHQREIDLVILDVIMPGMKGDEVLRRIRKTHADMKVIISSGFMSEQQREKLKEYRVDGFLDKPFKDDEALSAIAEVLERQ
- a CDS encoding GTP cyclohydrolase I FolE2 produces the protein MADVQNMHDSREIEIDKVGVKNVKYPIIVLDRANGHQNTIATIDMYVTLPHHYKGTHMSRFVEILHEYKNMINMKNFPDILKEMKARLDAEATHMSVSFPYFIKKEAPVSKTPSYMEYQCGFKGSMGADNTMTEFIVSVSVPINTLCPCSREISERGAHNQRGITKVDVYTKRFFWIEDLIDIVEKSASSDIYSILKREDEKFITEQAFDNPKFVEDVVRDISERLSRDTNIRWFAIEAENFESIHNHSAYAYLERDNEGGNV
- the uvrC gene encoding excinuclease ABC subunit UvrC, with amino-acid sequence MIPGTTVDGLPGSPGVYLFKDSDGRIIYIGKARNLHDRVRSYFRDDVKDIKTRTLAETVHAVDFILTANEKEAFLLENNLIKEHTPKYNIDLKDDKSYISLKLTVKDEYPALFATRTIVDDGSLYFGPYPHARDVRDILKLIERLYPVRKCKMTVFRKRKRPCMLYEVGKCPGPCVIPVDTAEYAATIGDVRNFLAGRDEKVLKDIEGRIAKKVAAWDFEGAQVLKERHQAIRGMMEKQHVHEHFGKNRDAWAFSEGTGKVSLVVLTFRRGVLLSRRLYKERFYGDDPGEMIMTFLFQYYSSRPIPDEIILSEEMDDSDVLETYLRERKKGPVKIMDPSHSGVRDMVRLAVENLHEPEILPLDESFRNVLRLKTAPRRVEIYDISHIGGQNPTGAFTVFQDFKPVKDQYRVFHIRSGETMDDVAMITEVLTRRVKNVDLGPLPDLFVIDGGKGQLAAAHRVLKTNNVDRDIISIAKGERRRRMEDVIYVPGRKNPLALPRASAVFREIVKMRDEAHRFAVASHRRWRRKENLK